The following DNA comes from Spirulina major PCC 6313.
GTATCAACGCGAAACCAATTGTTTCAGGCGGTGGAGAGTTATTTTGCGACGCGCCCGGATGGGTTGATGGTGTTGTATGCCTCGAAGGAGGCGCGGTATGACGAGGTGATTCAGGTGTTGGATATTTTGCGGGAAGTGGGGGGCGATCGCGTCGCATTGGCCACCCTCCCCGAAGGTCAAACCCCGCAATCTATTGATCCCAATGGGATCGACCCCAACCCCCTCGACCCCAACCCCCTCGACCCCAACCCCCTCGACCCCGACAGCCTGCCCAATAATGGCCTGCCGCCGGAATTGGGGCAACCGGGATTTGATCCGTTAAATCCGAGTCCGAACGGAACCCCCAACCCGGCGAATCCTAGCGATCCCCTCGCGCCCTTAGGTGCGCCCCCGATGCCCAACACGACCCCGCCCAACACTGCACCGGAACCCGCCCCGAATTTACCACCATTACCGGGAGATCCGGCACCGACGAATTAAGGGTTAGCGTTGCGGCTCGGAGGACTGAAGCGATCGCACCTCCCAGCGTTTGAGGGCCCGCGAAAAGGCGCTGAGGTCAGAAAATCCCAAAAGATAGGCAACTTCGCTTTTGGTTAATCCTTGACGCTCTAGGAACGTTGCGGCTAAGTCTTGGCGCACTTCGTCGAGAAGCTGAGAGAAAGATGTGCCCTCCGCTTTTAGTTGATATTGCAAACTGCGGGGGCTGAGCATCAGACGGTTGGCGATGTCTTTCACCGTGGGTAATTG
Coding sequences within:
- a CDS encoding ExbD/TolR family protein encodes the protein MSQSPSTPPKKRAPAPAAHPLQLWQDNHKQEEVRIEIIPLIDVIFCILTFFILAAVGVSRQQAISLNLPKATTGTAQMQEMLIISLDDFGQVYVEQNPVSTRNQLFQAVESYFATRPDGLMVLYASKEARYDEVIQVLDILREVGGDRVALATLPEGQTPQSIDPNGIDPNPLDPNPLDPNPLDPDSLPNNGLPPELGQPGFDPLNPSPNGTPNPANPSDPLAPLGAPPMPNTTPPNTAPEPAPNLPPLPGDPAPTN